One Glycine max cultivar Williams 82 chromosome 4, Glycine_max_v4.0, whole genome shotgun sequence DNA segment encodes these proteins:
- the LOC100779022 gene encoding heme chaperone HemW, giving the protein MLKSTFTPIFWVLTPKPKPPKLPPQAITNTFFTSSTTHVRHNAPLNPTTPPPPSSAYIHLPFCRKRCHYCDFPIVALGSASTQTNDDPRVSNYIHWLCREISATNVDQPADASTITPLKTVYFGGGTPSLVPPRMVASVLDTLRLKFGLREDAEISMEMDPGTFDAEKMREMVVLGVNRVSLGVQAFQEELLRACGRAHGLKEVHEAIDVVKLCGVENWSIDLISSLPHQTSEMWEESLRLAIESQPTHVSVYDLQIEQGTKFGRLYSPGEFPMPSETQSAEFYKMASRMLSDANYNHYEISSYCKSGYECKHNFIYWKNKPFYGFGLGSTSFVGGLRFSRPRKVNDYINFVQNLENGLVNSSVKGHISGKDTIMDVVMLSLRTAQGIDLKSFQESFGSSVVLSLLEAYKPYVESGLVVCLDEHRRTIRIDDLNSSLSKTNAEGRVAYIRLSDPEGFLLSNELIALAFGVIDSWKDMPPYKEAEAT; this is encoded by the exons ATGCTTAAATCAACCTTCACTCCCATTTTCTGGGTACTTACCCCCAAACCCAAACCTCCAAAACTTCCCCCCCAGGCAATCACCAACACCTTCTTCACAAGCAGCACGACACATGTTCGACACAATGCCCCTCTCAACCCCACCACCCCACCACCCCCTTCTTCAGCCTACATTCACCTCCCTTTCTGCCGCAAACGCTGCCACTACTGCGACTTCCCCATCGTCGCCCTTGGCTCCGCCTCGACCCAAACCAACGACGACCCTCGTGTCTCCAACTACATCCACTGGCTCTGCCGGGAAATCAGTGCCACCAATGTGGACCAACCTGCTGATGCCAGCACCATCACACCCCTTAAAACGGTCTACTTTGGAGGCGGGACACCCTCGCTGGTGCCTCCTAGGATGGTTGCCTCGGTTTTGGACACTCTGAGGTTGAAGTTTGGGCTTCGTGAGGACGCCGAAATATCGATGGAAATGGACCCGGGCACGTTTGATGCTGAGAAGATGCGAGAGATGGTGGTGCTGGGAGTGAATAGAGTGTCCTTGGGAGTTCAGGCGTTTCAGGAGGAGCTGTTGAGAGCTTGTGGGAGGGCACATGGGCTGAAAGAGGTTCATGAGGCTATTGATGTTGTCAAGTTGTGTGGAGTTGAGAATTGGAGTATTGATCTTATATCTTCATTGCCTCATCAGACGAGTGAGATGTGGGAGGAAAGTCTAAGGCTCGCCATCGAGTCACAACCAACTCATGTCTCGGTTTATGACTTGCAAATTGAGCAAGGCACGAAATTTGGACGATT GTACTCCCCAGGGGAATTCCCAATGCCTTCTGAAACACAATCAGCTGAGTTCTATAAGATGGCTTCAAGAATGCTTTCTGATGCAAATTACAACCATTATGAAATCAGCAGCTACTGCAAGAGTGGATATGAGTGCAAACACAACTTTATCTATTGGAAGAACAAGCCTTTCTATGGCTTTGGCCTTGGCTCTACTAGCTTTGTTGGTGGGTTGAGGTTTTCAAGACCAAGAAAGGTGAACGATTACATTAATTTTGTGCAGAATCTAGAAAATGGATTAGTAAATAGCTCTGTTAAAGGCCACATTAGTGGCAAGGACACAATCATGGATGTGGTGATGCTGTCCCTAAGAACTGCACAAGGCATAGACTTAAAGAGTTTCCAAGAATCGTTTGGCAGCTCTGTTGTTTTGTCTTTGCTTGAGGCTTATAAACCTTATGTTGAGAGTGGACTTGTGGTTTGCTTGGACGAGCATAGGAGAACCATTAGAATAGATGACCTTAATTCTTCTTTGAGCAAAACTAATGCAGAGGGAAGGGTGGCTTATATAAGGCTAAGTGATCCAGAAGGTTTCCTTTTATCAAATGAGTTGATAGCCCTTGCTTTTGGGGTTATTGACTCTTGGAAGGATATGCCTCCGTACAAGGAAGCAGAAGCTACTTGA
- the LOC100818764 gene encoding elongator complex protein 3 — MAAAAVAEVRKAPRPGKGGYEAHGLSEEEARVRAIAEIVSSMVDLSHKGQNVDLNALKSAACRKYGLSRAPKLVEMIAALPDAERETLLPKLRAKPVRTASGIAVVAVMSKPHRCPHIATTGNICVYCPGGPDSDFEYSTQSYTGYEPTSMRAIRARYNPYVQARSRIDQLKRLGHSVDKVEFILMGGTFMSLPADYRDYFIRNLHDALSGHTSANVEEAVAYSEHGATKCIGMTIETRPDYCLGPHLRQMLSYGCTRLEIGVQSTYEDVARDTNRGHTVAAVADCFCLAKDAGFKVVAHMMPDLPNVGVERDMESFREFFESPMFRADGLKIYPTLVIRGTGLYELWKTGRYRNYPPEQLVDIIARILAMVPPWTRVYRVQRDIPMPLVTSGVEKGNLRELALARMDDLGLKCRDVRTREAGIQDIHHQIKPEEVELVRRDYMANEGWETFLSYEDTRQDILVGLLRLRKCGRNTTCPELMGKCSIVRELHVYGTAVPVHGRDADKLQHQGYGTLLMEEAERIACREHRSTKIAVISGVGTRHYYRKLGYELEGPYMVKYLVK, encoded by the exons ATGGCGGCGGCAGCGGTGGCGGAGGTGAGGAAGGCCCCACGGCCGGGCAAGGGCGGGTACGAAGCGCACGGCCTGAGCGAGGAGGAGGCGCGAGTGCGCGCCATCGCGGAGATCGTCAGCTCCATGGTGGACCTCTCTCACAAAGGCCAGAACGTGGACCTCAACGCGCTCAAGTCCGCGGCGTGCCGCAAGTACGGGCTCTCACGCGCGCCCAAGCTCGTGGAGATGATCGCGGCGCTCCCCGACGCCGAGCGCGAGACGCTCCTCCCCAAGCTCCGCGCCAAGCCCGTCCGCACCGCCTCCGGAATCGCCGTCGTCGCGGTCATGTCGAAGCCGCACCGGTGCCCGCACATCGCCACCACCGGCAACATCTGCGTCTACTGCCCCGGGGGACCTGACTCCGATTTCGAGTACAGTACTCAGTCTTACACTGGTTACGAACCAACCAGCATGCGCGCAATTCGTGCGAG GTATAATCCATATGTCCAAGCGAGGAGCAGGATAGATCAGCTTAAGCGTTTGGGTCATAGTGTAGACAAG GTTGAGTTTATCTTAATGGGAGGTACCTTCATGTCACTTCCGGCTGATTACCGTGATTACTTTATAAGAAATCTTCATGATGCTTTGTCTGGACACACATCTGCTAATGTGGAAGAGGCTGTGGCATACTCTGAGCATGGGGCAACCAAGTGTATTGGTATGACGATTGAAAC GAGGCCAGATTATTGTCTTGGGCCTCACTTGCGCCAAATGCTTTCTTATGGTTGTACACGATTGGAGATTGGAGTCCAAAGCACCTATGAGGACGTTGCTCGAGACACAAATAGAGGACACACTGTTGCTGCTGTAGCGGATTGTTTTTGCCTGGCTAAAGATGCTGGTTTCAAG GTTGTTGCTCACATGATGCCTGACCTTCCTAATGTTGGTGTTGAAAGGGACATGGAAAGTTTCCGGGAGTTTTTTGAGAGCCCCATGTTTAGAGCAGATGGGCTTAAAATATATCCTACACTTGTAATTCGTGGAACTGGGCTTTATGAGCTCTGGAAAACTGGCAG GTATAGAAACTATCCACCTGAGCAACTTGTGGACATTATAGCAAGGATCCTTGCAATGGTACCCCCATGGACACGTGTTTATAGAGTTCAGCGGGATATTCCCATGCCTCTGGTTACCTCTGGGGTTGAGAAAGGAAATCTGAGGGAGCTAGCATTAGCTCGAATGGATGACCTGGGATTGAAATGTCGTGATGTTCGGACCAGAGAAGCTGGAATCCAG GATATTCACCACCAAATTAAGCCAGAAGAGGTGGAGCTTGTTCGGCGTGATTATATGGCAAATGAGGGTTGGGAAACATTTCTATCATATGAAGATACACGGCAG GATATCCTTGTTGGTTTGTTGCGACTGCGAAAATGTGGCCGCAACACTACTTGTCCAGAGCTTATGGGGAAGTGTTCTATTGTTCGTGAACTCCACGTTTATGGAACTGCTGTACCAGTTCATGGACGGGATGCTGACAAGCTACAACACCAG GGTTATGGCACACTTTTAATGGAGGAGGCAGAACGTATTGCTTGCAGAGAACACAGATCAACAAAAATAGCTGTAATTTCAGGGGTTGGCACACGCCATTATTACAGGAAACTGGGATATGAGCTTGAAGGACCTTACATGGTGAAATATCTAGTGAAATAA